The Nitratidesulfovibrio sp. SRB-5 genome includes a window with the following:
- a CDS encoding sigma-54 interaction domain-containing protein: MDLDTSGIIGQSTSLRDVFRILAKVAPTDSTVLVTGESGTGKELLVRALHSNSQRRSMPFVPINCGAIPKELLESELFGHEKGAFTHAIRSRPGRFELADGGTIFLDEIGEMDLTLQVKILRVLQEKEIERVGGAGVKKVDVRIVAATNRDLEREVAAGRFREDLYYRLNVIPLHLPALRERGGDILVLAEHFMRRFCERKGRRCLALAPDTRKVLAAYSWPGNVRELENFMERLSILADDDVVPPADLPRKILDEVGDIVSLPEPTPPDPLPAATGAASGGMPAGFSWPTITDLRDKGMNLKDFLDTVEERLLDEALTMAEGVKNQAAEILGIKRTTLIEKLKKKRADS, encoded by the coding sequence ATGGATCTCGACACCAGCGGCATCATCGGCCAAAGCACATCGCTCAGGGACGTTTTCCGCATTCTGGCCAAAGTGGCCCCCACCGACAGCACCGTGCTGGTCACGGGCGAATCGGGCACCGGCAAGGAACTTCTGGTGCGCGCGCTGCATTCCAACAGCCAGCGCCGGTCCATGCCCTTCGTGCCCATCAACTGCGGGGCCATTCCCAAGGAACTTCTGGAATCGGAGCTCTTCGGCCACGAGAAGGGCGCCTTCACCCACGCCATCCGTTCGCGGCCCGGCAGGTTCGAACTGGCCGACGGCGGCACCATCTTCCTGGACGAAATCGGCGAGATGGACCTGACGTTGCAGGTCAAGATCCTGCGCGTGCTGCAGGAAAAGGAAATCGAGCGCGTGGGCGGCGCGGGCGTGAAGAAGGTGGACGTGCGCATCGTGGCCGCCACCAACCGCGACCTCGAGCGCGAGGTGGCCGCCGGGCGCTTCCGCGAAGACCTGTACTACCGCCTCAACGTCATTCCCCTGCACCTGCCCGCCCTGCGCGAGCGCGGCGGCGACATCCTGGTGCTGGCCGAACATTTCATGCGCCGCTTCTGCGAACGCAAGGGCCGCCGCTGCCTGGCGCTGGCGCCCGACACGCGCAAGGTGCTGGCCGCCTATTCGTGGCCGGGCAACGTGCGCGAGCTGGAAAACTTCATGGAACGGCTCAGCATCCTCGCCGACGACGACGTGGTGCCCCCCGCCGACCTGCCCCGCAAGATACTGGACGAGGTGGGCGACATCGTCTCGCTGCCGGAGCCGACCCCGCCCGACCCGCTGCCCGCGGCCACGGGCGCCGCATCCGGCGGCATGCCCGCAGGCTTCAGCTGGCCCACCATCACCGATCTGCGCGACAAGGGCATGAACCTGAAGGATTTTCTGGACACGGTGGAAGAACGCCTGCTGGACGAGGCCCTGACCATGGCCGAGGGCGTGAAGAACCAGGCGGCGGAAATCCTGGGCATCAAGCGCACCACGCTCATCGAGAAGCTGAAGAAGAAACGCGCCGACTCGTGA